A stretch of the Amycolatopsis sp. BJA-103 genome encodes the following:
- a CDS encoding TIGR02569 family protein, with translation MRATLESPPEHVCSAFGGRDGDAEPMPGTTAWRYADLVLKPVVDKSRTLWTARALEAVDEPGLRVARPVRSSDGRWVVGGWSANRFVSGTAEHRYDEVVHTAVKLHRATAGLPRPDFLGRRTDIEALADKLAWGEADMSLDENKGGRWFEVLAGSRRPVKLPDQVVHGELLAGVLFDGDEAPGIVDFVPYYRPGEWGAAIVAVDALAWGGATIDLLERWAHLPQWPQLLLRAVLFRLAANALDPRSTRAAHDGLRAAARDVSAVL, from the coding sequence GTGCGTGCCACCCTAGAAAGCCCTCCGGAACACGTCTGTTCGGCGTTCGGCGGACGTGACGGTGACGCGGAGCCGATGCCCGGCACCACCGCCTGGCGCTACGCCGATCTCGTGCTGAAGCCGGTCGTGGACAAGTCGCGGACCCTGTGGACGGCCCGGGCGCTGGAGGCCGTGGACGAGCCGGGGCTGCGGGTCGCGAGGCCGGTCCGGTCCAGCGACGGCCGGTGGGTGGTCGGCGGCTGGTCGGCGAACCGGTTCGTGTCCGGTACGGCCGAGCACCGGTACGACGAGGTCGTGCACACGGCGGTCAAGCTGCACCGGGCGACGGCGGGGCTGCCGCGGCCGGACTTCCTGGGGCGGCGCACCGACATCGAGGCCCTGGCCGACAAACTCGCGTGGGGCGAGGCGGACATGTCCCTCGACGAGAACAAGGGCGGCCGCTGGTTCGAGGTGCTGGCCGGGTCCCGAAGACCGGTCAAACTGCCGGACCAGGTCGTCCACGGGGAGCTTCTCGCCGGGGTGCTGTTCGACGGCGACGAGGCCCCTGGCATCGTCGATTTCGTGCCGTACTACCGGCCCGGTGAATGGGGCGCCGCGATCGTCGCGGTCGACGCGCTGGCCTGGGGCGGCGCCACCATCGATCTGCTCGAACGCTGGGCGCATCTCCCGCAATGGCCCCAGCTTCTCCTGCGGGCCGTCCTTTTCCGCTTGGCGGCCAACGCCCTCGATCCGCGATCGACGCGAGCGGCGCACGACGGCCTCCGCGCCGCCGCCCGCGACGTCAGCGCCGTCTTGTAG
- a CDS encoding AurF N-oxygenase family protein: protein MTRALKETDREKTAERLLKSSANKFYDPDVDIDWNAPLVDGKRFIPAHRSSLYGTKLWDSLSEEQRIELGKHEVASVATTGLWFEILLMQMLLKEVYDEDPTSSHAQYALTEIADECRHSTMFARMASRIGCPSYGPVPWLRRLAKLMPSISYGPARYGAILVAEEVLDRLQREQMNDPDIQPLVRMVNRIHVLEEARHVTFAREEVTRGMAKLTKKEIVYQQFIIALISYFVTRAFINPRVYKAVGIRPREGVEAAMSNPHWQESVRWAGEKIMPFLQESGLVGKPGMYFWRKSFLLPGKR, encoded by the coding sequence ATGACGCGGGCGCTGAAGGAAACAGACCGGGAGAAGACAGCCGAGCGGCTGCTCAAGTCCTCCGCCAACAAGTTCTACGACCCCGACGTCGACATCGACTGGAACGCTCCTCTCGTGGACGGGAAGCGCTTCATCCCGGCACACCGCTCCTCGCTCTACGGCACCAAGCTGTGGGATTCGCTGTCCGAAGAGCAGCGCATCGAACTCGGCAAGCACGAGGTCGCGAGCGTCGCCACGACCGGGCTGTGGTTCGAAATCCTCCTGATGCAGATGCTGCTCAAGGAGGTCTACGACGAAGACCCGACCAGCTCGCACGCGCAGTACGCGCTGACCGAGATCGCGGACGAATGCCGTCACTCGACGATGTTCGCGCGGATGGCGTCGCGGATCGGCTGCCCGTCCTACGGACCGGTGCCGTGGCTGCGGCGGCTGGCGAAACTGATGCCGTCGATCAGCTACGGCCCCGCGCGCTACGGCGCGATCCTCGTCGCCGAAGAGGTCCTCGACCGGCTTCAGCGCGAGCAGATGAACGACCCGGACATCCAGCCGCTGGTGCGCATGGTCAACCGCATCCACGTGCTCGAAGAAGCCCGGCACGTCACCTTCGCCCGCGAAGAAGTCACTCGCGGCATGGCGAAGCTGACGAAGAAGGAAATCGTCTACCAGCAGTTCATCATCGCGCTCATTTCGTACTTCGTGACGCGGGCCTTCATCAACCCGCGCGTCTACAAGGCAGTCGGCATCCGGCCGCGTGAAGGCGTGGAAGCCGCGATGAGCAACCCGCACTGGCAGGAGAGCGTGCGGTGGGCTGGCGAGAAGATCATGCCGTTCCTGCAGGAATCCGGTCTGGTCGGCAAACCCGGCATGTACTTCTGGCGCAAGTCGTTCCTGCTGCCGGGGAAGCGATGA
- a CDS encoding TetR/AcrR family transcriptional regulator translates to MTWVIERVKRNSKQSSKHPTAGEADTGDARRDRWRKHRIARRAEFVEAALRALDTHGPDLGMEDVAAEAGVTKPVLYRHFDDKADLYVALGQRGTEILFQRLIPAINSELAPVPRIRMALDAFFSVIEEHPNLYRLLARGGLQEKVLVKSDVVAEDKELIATALTALLGDYMRMFNMDSGAAEPWAHGIVGMVQSTGEWWLDRRSMGRDSVVEYLTQIIWAAIDGLSRQQGIVIDPNLPLEENKVVQMRKTQEKQVEGQ, encoded by the coding sequence ATGACTTGGGTGATCGAACGTGTCAAGCGCAACAGCAAGCAGTCGAGCAAGCACCCCACGGCGGGTGAGGCCGACACGGGCGACGCCCGTCGCGACCGCTGGCGCAAGCACCGGATCGCGCGCCGCGCGGAGTTCGTCGAGGCCGCTCTCCGCGCGCTCGACACGCACGGCCCGGACCTCGGCATGGAAGACGTCGCCGCCGAAGCGGGCGTCACGAAACCCGTGCTGTACAGGCACTTCGACGACAAAGCCGATCTGTATGTCGCGCTCGGGCAGCGCGGCACGGAGATCCTCTTCCAGCGGCTGATCCCGGCCATCAACTCCGAGCTGGCCCCGGTCCCCCGGATCCGGATGGCGCTCGACGCGTTCTTCAGCGTCATCGAGGAGCACCCCAACCTCTACCGCTTGCTCGCCCGCGGCGGCCTGCAGGAGAAGGTGCTCGTCAAGTCCGACGTCGTCGCCGAGGACAAGGAACTGATCGCCACCGCGCTCACCGCGCTGCTCGGCGACTACATGCGGATGTTCAACATGGACTCCGGCGCCGCCGAACCGTGGGCGCACGGCATCGTCGGCATGGTGCAGAGCACCGGCGAATGGTGGCTGGACCGGCGCTCGATGGGCCGCGACAGCGTCGTCGAATACCTGACGCAGATCATCTGGGCCGCGATCGACGGCCTCTCCCGGCAGCAGGGCATCGTCATCGACCCGAATCTGCCGCTCGAAGAGAACAAGGTCGTCCAGATGCGGAAGACCCAGGAAAAGCAGGTGGAGGGGCAATGA
- a CDS encoding DUF4873 domain-containing protein, producing MSEHDEDGYAGEAVLVIDGTEIAATVDLRGYFQPIDGYYRWYGRVATNEQVSAAADGKKTAVEIRAGEYSAKGELSDPDPWDRYRIMGTSTPPFHVPTSLEELNELNA from the coding sequence ATGAGCGAGCACGACGAAGACGGCTACGCCGGCGAAGCGGTCCTCGTGATCGACGGGACCGAGATCGCGGCCACGGTCGACCTGCGGGGCTACTTCCAGCCCATCGACGGGTACTACCGCTGGTACGGCCGCGTGGCCACCAACGAGCAGGTGTCCGCGGCCGCCGACGGCAAGAAGACCGCCGTCGAGATCCGCGCGGGCGAGTACAGCGCGAAGGGCGAGCTCTCCGACCCGGACCCGTGGGACCGCTACCGCATCATGGGCACCAGCACGCCGCCGTTCCACGTGCCGACCAGCCTCGAAGAACTGAACGAGCTCAACGCCTGA
- a CDS encoding DUF3152 domain-containing protein, producing the protein MDRVKQDAQGEGRRSQYSASARRSARPQPRTSDVPRTGQYRPSPPPSERLDEDRYRPGGRRTSAQPLSASWKPHEPGTKGGAAKRKPKGGIGHFAKTYGWRVYALPILVVITALVVFNTATGPAEPVATDGASLTSADGSAGNGGEPGAGVDGGGDVLPENPAKPVDLKIPTADLPKGGDFTQSGKGTYHVVPGKGEKVGTGQLFTYTIEVEDGIDAASYQGDDSFAAMVEGTLSNPKSWTWDGKKALQRVDASFPNPSFRVSLTTPETTHRADVCMFQITYETSCYRSSFDKRVVINLARWVRGAMAFESDMTGYRQYAINHEVGHALGGKHVGCQVNGGIAPVMMQQTFGVSNDFVAQLNNLPGGDRGRVPANGFVCKPGSWPNQTP; encoded by the coding sequence GTGGACCGGGTGAAGCAAGACGCGCAGGGCGAAGGTCGGCGGTCTCAGTACTCCGCATCCGCCCGCCGTTCGGCGCGCCCTCAGCCCAGGACCTCGGACGTTCCGCGCACCGGGCAGTACCGGCCGTCGCCGCCGCCGTCGGAGCGGCTCGACGAAGACCGCTACCGTCCGGGCGGCCGCCGGACCAGCGCCCAGCCGCTCAGCGCGTCCTGGAAGCCGCACGAGCCCGGCACCAAGGGCGGCGCCGCCAAGCGCAAGCCGAAGGGCGGCATCGGCCACTTCGCCAAGACCTACGGCTGGCGGGTGTACGCGCTGCCGATCCTGGTGGTGATCACCGCGCTGGTCGTGTTCAACACCGCCACCGGCCCCGCCGAACCGGTCGCCACCGACGGGGCGAGCCTCACTTCGGCCGACGGCTCCGCAGGCAACGGCGGCGAGCCGGGCGCGGGTGTCGACGGAGGCGGCGACGTCCTCCCGGAGAACCCGGCCAAACCGGTCGATCTCAAGATCCCGACCGCGGACCTGCCCAAGGGTGGCGACTTCACCCAGTCCGGCAAGGGCACCTATCACGTGGTGCCGGGCAAGGGCGAGAAGGTGGGCACGGGGCAGCTGTTCACCTACACGATCGAGGTCGAGGACGGCATCGATGCGGCCAGCTATCAGGGCGACGACAGCTTCGCCGCGATGGTGGAGGGCACCCTGTCCAATCCCAAGAGCTGGACGTGGGACGGCAAGAAGGCGCTCCAGCGCGTGGACGCGAGTTTCCCGAACCCCAGCTTCCGGGTGAGCCTCACCACACCGGAAACGACGCATCGCGCCGACGTCTGCATGTTCCAGATCACCTACGAGACGTCGTGCTACCGCTCGAGCTTCGACAAGCGCGTGGTGATCAACCTCGCCCGTTGGGTGCGGGGGGCGATGGCCTTCGAGAGCGACATGACCGGGTATCGCCAGTACGCCATCAATCACGAGGTCGGGCACGCCCTGGGCGGGAAACACGTGGGCTGCCAGGTCAACGGCGGGATCGCGCCGGTGATGATGCAGCAGACCTTCGGCGTCTCCAACGACTTCGTGGCGCAGCTGAACAATCTCCCCGGCGGCGACCGCGGCCGGGTGCCCGCGAACGGTTTCGTCTGCAAGCCGGGTTCCTGGCCGAATCAGACACCTTAG
- the moeZ gene encoding adenylyltransferase/sulfurtransferase MoeZ → MSGTLPPLVEPAAELTKEEVARYSRHLIIPDVGVTGQKRLKNAKVLVIGAGGLGSPALLYLAAAGVGTLGIVDFDEVDESNLHRQVIHGQSDIGKLKAASAQESIAEINPFVRVHLHTDRLESSNALELFEQYDLILDGTDNFATRYLVNDAAVLTGKPYVWGSIYRFEGQASVFWENAPNGKGLNYRDLYPEPPPPGMVPSCAEGGVLGVLCASIGSIMVNEAIKLITGIGEPLLGRLVSYDALEMKYREVKIRKDPETPQITELIDYEAFCGVVSDEAASAASGHTITPAELKAKFDNGDNFALIDVREPHEYEIVNIKGATLIPKDKILSGEALSELPQDKPIVLHCKSGARSAEALAALHQAGFKDATHLGGGVLAWARQIDQSLPTY, encoded by the coding sequence ATGTCAGGCACGCTGCCGCCGCTCGTCGAGCCGGCCGCCGAGCTCACCAAGGAAGAGGTGGCCCGGTACAGCCGTCACCTGATCATCCCGGACGTCGGGGTGACCGGGCAGAAGCGGTTGAAGAACGCCAAGGTGCTGGTCATCGGTGCCGGTGGCCTCGGCAGCCCCGCGCTGCTGTACCTGGCCGCGGCCGGGGTCGGCACGCTCGGCATCGTCGACTTCGACGAGGTCGACGAATCGAATCTGCACCGCCAGGTCATCCACGGCCAGTCCGACATCGGCAAGCTCAAGGCCGCGTCGGCGCAGGAGTCGATCGCCGAGATCAACCCCTTCGTGAGGGTGCACCTGCACACCGACAGGCTCGAGTCGTCGAACGCGCTGGAGCTGTTCGAGCAGTACGACCTGATCCTCGACGGCACCGACAACTTCGCCACGCGGTACCTGGTCAACGACGCCGCCGTGCTCACCGGCAAGCCCTATGTGTGGGGCTCGATCTACCGGTTCGAGGGGCAGGCGAGCGTGTTCTGGGAGAACGCGCCGAACGGCAAGGGCCTCAACTACCGCGACCTCTACCCCGAGCCGCCGCCGCCCGGCATGGTCCCGTCGTGCGCCGAGGGTGGCGTGCTGGGCGTGCTGTGCGCGTCGATCGGCTCGATCATGGTCAACGAGGCGATCAAGCTGATCACCGGCATCGGTGAGCCGCTGCTGGGCAGGCTCGTCAGCTACGACGCACTCGAGATGAAGTACCGCGAGGTCAAGATCCGCAAGGATCCGGAGACCCCGCAGATCACCGAGCTCATCGACTACGAAGCGTTCTGCGGTGTCGTGTCCGACGAGGCCGCTTCGGCCGCTTCGGGCCACACGATCACTCCGGCGGAGCTCAAGGCCAAGTTCGACAACGGCGACAACTTCGCCCTCATCGACGTCCGCGAGCCGCACGAGTACGAGATCGTGAACATCAAGGGCGCGACGCTGATCCCGAAGGACAAGATCCTCTCGGGCGAGGCGCTGTCGGAACTGCCGCAGGACAAGCCCATCGTGCTGCACTGCAAGTCGGGTGCGCGCTCCGCGGAGGCGCTCGCGGCGCTGCACCAGGCCGGGTTCAAGGACGCGACCCACCTCGGTGGCGGCGTACTGGCCTGGGCGCGGCAGATCGACCAGAGCCTGCCGACTTACTGA
- a CDS encoding TetR/AcrR family transcriptional regulator, whose product MTEMARLQARGVRLPRTERRAQLLAAAQRVFAANGYHAAAMDEIAEEAGVSKPVLYQHFPGKLDLYIALLESHVDELVRRVKEALDSTTDNKQRVPATVGAFFDFVNNDAGAFRMVFESDLRGEPAVQEAVDRATSASVDAITETITADAGLDEDKARLLAVGLVGLSQVSARFWLAHHKSMSKEEAVALTANLAWRGIGGGFPLQH is encoded by the coding sequence ATGACCGAAATGGCGCGACTGCAGGCCCGAGGCGTCCGCCTGCCGAGAACGGAACGCCGGGCCCAGCTGCTGGCCGCCGCGCAGCGGGTGTTCGCCGCGAACGGATACCACGCCGCCGCGATGGACGAGATCGCCGAAGAGGCCGGGGTCAGCAAACCGGTTCTCTATCAGCACTTCCCCGGCAAGCTCGACCTCTACATCGCGCTGCTGGAGAGCCACGTCGACGAGTTGGTGCGGCGGGTCAAGGAAGCGCTCGATTCCACGACGGACAACAAGCAGCGCGTCCCGGCGACGGTCGGCGCGTTCTTCGACTTCGTGAACAACGACGCCGGCGCGTTCCGCATGGTCTTCGAGTCCGATCTGCGCGGCGAGCCCGCCGTGCAGGAGGCGGTGGACCGCGCGACGTCGGCCAGCGTCGACGCGATCACCGAGACCATCACCGCCGACGCGGGCCTCGACGAGGACAAGGCGCGGCTGCTCGCCGTCGGCCTCGTCGGTCTCTCGCAGGTCAGCGCGCGGTTCTGGCTGGCGCACCACAAGTCGATGAGCAAGGAAGAGGCCGTCGCGCTCACCGCCAACCTCGCCTGGCGAGGCATCGGCGGTGGTTTCCCGCTGCAGCACTGA
- a CDS encoding alpha/beta fold hydrolase — protein MKLHIRRTPGGPETAVYVHGLGGSSTNWTDLAALLAPQAGGTSVDLPGFGYSEPPDGFSFSLDAHAEIVATHIESLETGPVHLLGNSMGGAVALLVAARRPELVKTLTLISPAMPDLRPSMKRLSDPRMAFAYLPLIGPRVRRQLAALGPRERAMQVIKLCFADPGRFAESRLNELEEEHSARAAFAWATPALARSTFGIFRTWSARGPASLWAVAPTVATPTLVVWGQHDRVISVRRAERTARLLPHARLLVLPRTGHVAQMERPNVVAKAVLGMWESVESGTW, from the coding sequence GTGAAATTGCACATCCGCCGGACCCCGGGTGGCCCCGAAACGGCGGTTTACGTCCACGGACTCGGCGGATCGTCCACGAATTGGACCGACCTCGCCGCGCTCCTGGCGCCCCAAGCGGGCGGCACCTCGGTCGATTTGCCGGGTTTCGGCTATTCGGAGCCGCCGGACGGGTTCAGCTTCAGTCTCGACGCGCACGCCGAGATCGTCGCGACCCACATCGAGAGCCTCGAAACCGGGCCGGTGCACCTGCTCGGCAACTCGATGGGCGGCGCGGTGGCGCTGCTCGTCGCGGCCCGCCGTCCGGAGCTGGTGAAGACGCTGACGCTGATCTCGCCCGCGATGCCGGATCTCCGGCCCAGCATGAAGCGGCTTTCCGACCCGCGGATGGCGTTCGCGTACCTGCCGCTGATCGGTCCGCGGGTGCGCCGTCAGCTGGCCGCGCTCGGCCCGCGCGAACGCGCCATGCAGGTCATCAAGCTGTGCTTCGCCGATCCGGGACGCTTCGCCGAGAGCCGGCTGAACGAGCTCGAAGAGGAGCACAGCGCCCGCGCCGCTTTCGCCTGGGCCACCCCCGCGCTCGCCCGCAGCACTTTCGGCATCTTCCGGACGTGGTCGGCACGCGGACCCGCGTCGCTGTGGGCCGTCGCGCCGACGGTCGCCACGCCGACACTCGTCGTCTGGGGGCAGCACGACCGGGTGATCTCCGTCCGGCGCGCCGAGCGCACCGCTCGGCTACTTCCGCACGCCCGGTTGCTCGTTCTCCCCCGAACCGGCCATGTGGCGCAGATGGAACGCCCGAATGTCGTAGCAAAGGCCGTTTTGGGGATGTGGGAATCGGTCGAATCGGGCACCTGGTAG
- a CDS encoding FtsX-like permease family protein — protein sequence MTGREDLLLGFRLAVGGGRGSIVRLVLGAVGIGLAVAILLTGASAGTITENRDQRAFASYVQSKPIPGVAPLAYLPATTDFRGQAISLVHLRPTGPNSPIPPGVDRLPAPGEVFLSPKLDELVAADTSGLLRPRLPGNPVGVIAAETMLNPNDLVAYVGSGTLQSGPMVYGFGAERGYDDMVEKGVLALLLIGLFVLLTPVFIFIGTISRLGGATRDRRLAALRLAGSSAGQLRRITAAESLVGAAAGLVTGAALFLLFRGAVTNFQVFRFGLYPKDLTPAWPLVVLIVLLVPALTVVTAWFAQRHTIVEPLGVVRESAPPKRRLWWRLLPVVAGLALVLPDFGVASELGRAALIAGVVLLMLGIPALLPWLLDRVVSRIKGGSPSFQLAIRRLRTDSGTPSRVVAGLCVVLAGAIGLQSLMAGQVASQDKYQDTTDGRTMVYAEGPVADKAVAAVRAVPGSADVQSVRSLFVTTNPADALAALAVADCPTIEASTGVTGCRDGDVFTESVSLHKGQSVTLTDDTKREQPWTVPATPRPFGGKPSGITQLLAVRVFVTPSAMAGADLSGASVTVSLRDGTGDPDFVELVRNSVAPLGWEATVAAYNEKRITDEARMFGDARNILLGGALFVLLLAGVSLLVLAQEQVRERRRALGALSATGVPVRVILRSLVWQNGIPLLLGMVIATATGIGIAAVGRRMFWDAVYIDWTAVGVLAAAAIVMVLLVTASTLPFVRSAAKAESLRTE from the coding sequence GTGACCGGACGCGAAGACCTGTTGCTGGGGTTCCGGCTGGCCGTCGGGGGTGGCCGGGGCTCGATCGTCAGGCTGGTCCTGGGCGCCGTCGGCATCGGGCTCGCGGTGGCGATCCTGCTGACCGGCGCCTCCGCGGGCACCATCACGGAGAACCGGGACCAGCGGGCGTTCGCCTCGTACGTGCAGAGCAAGCCGATCCCGGGCGTCGCCCCGCTGGCCTACCTCCCGGCGACGACCGACTTCCGCGGTCAGGCGATCTCGCTCGTCCACCTGCGGCCCACCGGGCCGAACTCGCCGATCCCGCCGGGTGTGGACCGGCTGCCCGCGCCGGGCGAGGTCTTCCTTTCGCCGAAGCTGGACGAACTCGTCGCGGCCGACACCAGCGGCCTGCTGCGGCCGCGGCTCCCCGGCAACCCGGTCGGGGTCATCGCCGCGGAGACCATGCTCAATCCGAACGACCTGGTCGCCTACGTCGGCTCAGGCACGCTGCAGTCCGGGCCGATGGTCTACGGCTTCGGCGCCGAGCGCGGCTATGACGACATGGTCGAAAAGGGAGTCCTGGCGCTCCTGCTGATCGGGCTCTTCGTCCTGCTCACACCGGTGTTCATCTTCATCGGGACGATCTCCCGGCTCGGCGGCGCCACCCGGGACCGGCGCCTCGCCGCGTTGCGGCTGGCAGGCTCGTCCGCAGGCCAGCTGCGCCGGATCACCGCGGCGGAATCGCTCGTGGGCGCCGCGGCCGGGCTCGTCACCGGCGCCGCGTTGTTCCTGCTCTTCCGCGGCGCGGTGACGAACTTCCAGGTGTTCCGCTTCGGGCTCTACCCGAAGGACCTCACACCGGCGTGGCCACTGGTCGTGCTGATCGTGCTCCTCGTCCCCGCGCTGACCGTGGTGACGGCGTGGTTCGCCCAGCGGCACACGATCGTCGAACCGCTCGGCGTCGTCCGCGAGTCCGCGCCGCCGAAGCGGCGGTTGTGGTGGCGGCTGCTGCCGGTCGTCGCCGGACTCGCCTTGGTGCTCCCGGATTTCGGCGTGGCGAGCGAACTCGGCCGGGCGGCGCTGATCGCCGGGGTGGTCCTGCTGATGCTCGGGATCCCGGCGCTGCTGCCGTGGCTGCTGGACCGCGTCGTGTCACGGATCAAGGGCGGGTCACCGTCGTTCCAGCTCGCGATCCGCCGCCTGCGGACCGACAGCGGGACGCCGTCGCGGGTGGTCGCGGGCCTCTGCGTGGTGCTCGCCGGGGCGATCGGGTTGCAGAGCCTGATGGCGGGCCAGGTCGCGTCGCAGGACAAGTACCAGGACACGACGGACGGCCGGACGATGGTCTACGCCGAGGGCCCGGTGGCGGACAAGGCGGTGGCCGCGGTACGCGCGGTGCCGGGCTCCGCCGATGTCCAGAGCGTGCGCTCGCTGTTCGTCACCACGAATCCCGCGGACGCCCTCGCCGCGCTCGCCGTCGCCGACTGCCCCACGATCGAAGCGTCGACGGGGGTCACGGGCTGCCGGGACGGCGACGTGTTCACCGAATCGGTGTCACTCCACAAAGGACAGTCGGTGACGCTGACCGACGACACCAAGCGGGAACAGCCCTGGACCGTTCCGGCCACGCCGCGGCCGTTCGGCGGGAAGCCGTCGGGGATCACCCAGTTGCTCGCGGTGCGCGTGTTCGTGACACCGTCGGCGATGGCAGGTGCCGACCTGTCCGGCGCCTCGGTCACGGTGAGCCTGCGTGACGGGACCGGGGATCCCGACTTCGTCGAACTGGTGCGGAACTCGGTCGCCCCGCTCGGCTGGGAGGCCACGGTGGCCGCGTACAACGAGAAGCGGATCACCGACGAGGCCCGGATGTTCGGGGACGCGCGGAACATCCTGCTCGGCGGCGCGCTGTTCGTCCTGCTGCTGGCCGGGGTGAGCCTGCTCGTGCTCGCCCAGGAACAGGTGCGGGAACGGCGGCGGGCGCTGGGCGCACTGTCCGCCACCGGGGTCCCGGTGCGCGTGATCCTCCGGTCCCTGGTGTGGCAGAACGGGATCCCGTTGCTGCTGGGGATGGTGATCGCGACGGCCACCGGGATCGGGATCGCCGCGGTGGGCAGGCGGATGTTCTGGGACGCGGTGTACATCGACTGGACCGCGGTCGGGGTGCTCGCCGCGGCGGCGATCGTGATGGTGCTGCTGGTGACGGCGTCCACGCTGCCGTTCGTGCGCTCGGCGGCGAAGGCGGAGAGCCTGCGCACCGAGTGA
- a CDS encoding alpha/beta fold hydrolase, whose translation MRGVKQRGSVSWDPSREHRFVTGDGTALHVETSGPADSELTLILVHGWTQDHRTWDSVVAGLGDSVRILRYDLRGHGGSAPAKPGTATIPTLANDLAELIEDRVPNGPIVLAGHSMGGMTIMELSRSHPELVARRVAGVAFVATSSGEMDRITLGLPGIAGSGAARFERRLAKLLAKNRRDALPLPLSVVRPGARLLVFGRRPQRADLDSVAEQLLCAHPASVAGFQDAISRHDCRVTLAALQGKPVIVLSGERDRLCPTTHAKVIADALPDAEFVRYPGAGHMLPQERAQEVSARIAALVRSSARV comes from the coding sequence ATGAGGGGCGTCAAGCAGCGTGGTTCCGTCTCCTGGGATCCGTCCCGGGAGCACCGGTTCGTGACCGGTGACGGCACCGCACTGCACGTCGAGACGAGCGGTCCCGCCGACTCCGAACTCACGCTGATCCTCGTGCACGGCTGGACCCAGGACCACCGGACCTGGGACAGCGTGGTGGCCGGGCTCGGCGACTCCGTCCGGATCCTGCGCTACGACCTGCGCGGGCACGGTGGTTCCGCGCCGGCGAAGCCGGGTACGGCGACGATTCCGACTTTGGCGAACGACCTCGCCGAACTGATCGAAGACCGCGTGCCGAACGGCCCGATCGTGCTGGCGGGGCACTCCATGGGCGGCATGACGATCATGGAACTTTCCCGCAGTCATCCCGAACTCGTGGCCCGGCGCGTCGCCGGGGTCGCGTTCGTCGCCACGTCGTCCGGTGAGATGGACCGGATCACCCTCGGCCTGCCGGGGATCGCGGGCAGCGGCGCGGCGAGGTTCGAACGGCGGCTCGCGAAGCTGCTCGCGAAGAACCGCCGGGACGCCTTGCCGTTGCCGCTGTCGGTGGTGCGCCCGGGCGCGCGCCTGCTCGTCTTCGGGCGGCGGCCGCAGCGGGCGGATCTGGACTCGGTCGCCGAGCAGTTGTTGTGCGCGCATCCGGCGAGCGTCGCGGGATTCCAGGACGCGATCTCACGGCACGACTGCCGTGTCACGCTCGCCGCGCTGCAGGGGAAACCGGTGATCGTGCTGTCGGGGGAGCGGGACCGGCTGTGCCCGACGACGCACGCCAAGGTCATCGCCGACGCGCTGCCGGACGCCGAATTCGTGCGGTACCCCGGCGCGGGGCACATGCTTCCGCAGGAACGCGCGCAAGAGGTCTCGGCCCGCATCGCGGCTCTGGTCCGCAGCTCCGCGAGGGTCTAG
- a CDS encoding carboxymuconolactone decarboxylase family protein: MPHIALDENLPGISALFAYRPETAAPLGQLAEVLLRGPSSLSVGERELIGAVVSRGNDCTFCSRSHAAVAAEALEGGMPVVEAAWQDVDGAPVSAKVKALLHVALAVREGGKSVSEDLIAAARTEGATDVEIHDTVLIAAAFCMFNRYVDGLATLAPDDQDAYKATGIRLLEDGYTRL, from the coding sequence ATGCCCCACATCGCGCTCGACGAGAACCTGCCCGGTATCTCCGCTCTGTTCGCCTACCGCCCGGAGACGGCGGCGCCGCTCGGGCAACTCGCCGAGGTCCTGCTTCGCGGCCCGAGCAGCCTCAGCGTGGGTGAACGCGAGCTGATCGGCGCGGTCGTCTCGCGCGGCAACGACTGCACGTTCTGCTCCCGCAGTCACGCGGCCGTCGCCGCCGAAGCGCTCGAAGGCGGCATGCCGGTCGTCGAGGCGGCGTGGCAGGACGTCGACGGCGCACCCGTGTCGGCGAAGGTGAAGGCGCTCCTGCATGTCGCGCTGGCTGTCCGCGAAGGCGGGAAGTCCGTGAGCGAAGACCTGATCGCGGCCGCTCGCACCGAGGGGGCGACGGACGTCGAAATCCATGACACGGTGCTGATCGCGGCCGCCTTCTGCATGTTCAACCGCTACGTCGACGGGCTGGCGACCCTCGCCCCGGACGACCAGGACGCCTACAAGGCCACGGGCATCCGCCTGCTGGAGGACGGCTACACGCGCCTCTGA